One Thermoanaerobaculia bacterium DNA segment encodes these proteins:
- a CDS encoding enoyl-CoA hydratase-related protein has protein sequence MRAFESREPASFDFREILYSKSSGVARITIDRQDRYNAYSTACLEELASALRDASFDDAVGVIVLTGAG, from the coding sequence ATGCGCGCCTTCGAATCCCGCGAACCCGCCAGCTTCGACTTCCGCGAGATCCTGTACTCGAAATCATCCGGCGTCGCCCGGATCACGATCGACCGGCAGGACCGCTACAACGCCTATTCGACGGCGTGCCTCGAGGAGCTCGCGTCGGCGCTCCGCGACGCCTCGTTCGACGACGCGGTCGGCGTCATCGTGCTGACCGGCGCGGG